In a single window of the Arthrobacter sp. StoSoilA2 genome:
- a CDS encoding M23 family metallopeptidase, with protein sequence MAILKLSISLLVLAATAAGGPGGSAPTGERWSWPLSPKPGVVRTFDPPDKPWLSGHRGVDLGPALDGALVASPADGVVTFAGVVVDRPVLTIDHGDGLRSSFEPMTSDLKPGDHVRKGQSIGSLALGHCSGTPCLHWGVRRGEDYVNPLGFVEDLRPSILLPLDQVLTDKGPPRRSRTRR encoded by the coding sequence ATGGCCATTTTGAAGCTTTCCATTTCCCTGCTCGTCCTCGCCGCGACTGCGGCTGGAGGCCCCGGCGGATCCGCACCCACAGGCGAGCGGTGGAGCTGGCCCCTCTCCCCCAAACCCGGAGTCGTTCGGACGTTCGATCCGCCAGACAAACCGTGGCTCAGCGGGCACCGCGGGGTTGACCTGGGGCCAGCGCTCGACGGCGCTTTGGTCGCCTCGCCTGCCGACGGCGTGGTGACCTTTGCCGGCGTCGTGGTTGACCGTCCGGTCCTCACGATCGATCATGGCGACGGACTCCGGAGCAGCTTTGAACCCATGACGAGTGACCTGAAGCCTGGAGATCACGTTCGCAAGGGCCAGTCCATTGGCTCCCTGGCGCTGGGGCACTGCAGCGGAACCCCCTGCCTTCATTGGGGCGTCCGCCGCGGCGAGGACTACGTGAACCCTTTGGGATTCGTGGAAGACCTGCGGCCTTCCATCCTGCTGCCCTTGGACCAGGTCCTCACCGACAAAGGACCACCTAGACGATCGCGGACACGCCGGTGA
- the tsf gene encoding translation elongation factor Ts, whose amino-acid sequence MANYTAADIKALRERTGAGMMDVKKALDEANGDAEKAIEIIRIKGLKGATKREGRSTAEGLVAAKVTDGVGVMIEVNCETDFVAKADKFIQLADKVLNVAVESGAADLETLLATEVDGKPLSEIVIEEGAVLGEKVVVRRISRVEGTTVDAYLHKTSKDLPAQVGVLFAVDGEGEAAATAAHDIAVHVAAMAPNYLTREDVPAELVESERRIAEETAKAEGKPEAALAKIVEGRVTGFYKGEVLVDQAFAKDSKKTVAQVLEEAGVKATAVSRFRVGN is encoded by the coding sequence ATGGCGAACTACACTGCTGCTGACATCAAGGCCCTGCGCGAGCGCACCGGCGCCGGCATGATGGACGTCAAGAAGGCTCTTGACGAGGCCAACGGTGACGCCGAGAAGGCCATCGAGATCATCCGCATCAAGGGCCTCAAGGGTGCTACCAAGCGCGAAGGCCGCTCCACCGCAGAGGGCCTGGTTGCTGCCAAGGTTACCGACGGCGTGGGCGTAATGATCGAGGTCAACTGCGAGACCGACTTCGTCGCCAAGGCTGACAAGTTCATCCAGCTGGCTGACAAGGTCCTCAACGTTGCAGTCGAGTCCGGCGCTGCCGACCTCGAAACCCTGCTCGCCACCGAGGTCGACGGCAAGCCGCTGTCCGAGATCGTCATCGAAGAGGGCGCTGTCCTCGGCGAAAAGGTTGTTGTCCGCCGTATTTCCCGCGTTGAGGGCACCACGGTTGACGCTTACCTGCACAAGACCTCCAAGGACCTTCCTGCACAGGTCGGCGTCCTGTTCGCTGTTGACGGCGAAGGCGAAGCCGCTGCCACCGCAGCACACGACATCGCCGTCCACGTGGCAGCCATGGCTCCGAACTACCTGACCCGCGAAGACGTCCCGGCCGAACTGGTCGAGTCCGAGCGCCGCATTGCTGAAGAGACCGCCAAGGCTGAAGGCAAGCCGGAAGCTGCACTCGCCAAGATCGTCGAAGGCCGCGTGACGGGCTTCTACAAGGGTGAGGTCCTGGTTGACCAGGCATTCGCCAAGGATTCCAAGAAGACCGTTGCACAGGTCCTCGAAGAAGCCGGCGTCAAGGCAACCGCAGTATCCCGTTTCCGCGTCGGAAACTAG
- a CDS encoding phosphatidate cytidylyltransferase: MNQAEPAPAGRVPTRDTSKRVRRLRGNPTPKAGRNLPAAIGVGLAMLFAVLGGLLFLPLGFVLLTTSFAVLGVWEVFRALEAQGTRMPIIPVMIGTLVMPVSAYFGGLEGLLFTMTASCVAVLLWRSIESAAGAPRSVFAGVFTLAWIPFLISFAALPLHASGGATPVGLWPDGIPEGAWQIATMLLLVVSNDTFGYIVGASFGKHPMAPKISPKKSWEGFAGSVAGAMIIGVLACVLILDKPWWVGLVLATGMVAASTAGDLAESMVKRELGVKDMSSILPGHGGVMDRLDSIVFAAPVAYVLFALLSGV, encoded by the coding sequence ATGAACCAGGCAGAGCCGGCACCCGCTGGGAGGGTCCCGACACGCGATACGAGCAAACGCGTCAGGCGTTTGCGAGGTAACCCGACGCCGAAGGCAGGCCGCAATCTTCCGGCCGCCATCGGCGTCGGGCTTGCCATGCTTTTCGCCGTTCTTGGGGGATTGCTTTTCCTTCCGCTTGGCTTCGTCCTGCTCACCACATCGTTTGCGGTGCTGGGCGTTTGGGAAGTCTTCAGGGCCCTTGAGGCCCAGGGAACCAGGATGCCGATCATCCCTGTGATGATCGGAACGCTGGTGATGCCGGTTTCCGCCTACTTCGGCGGTTTGGAAGGCTTGCTGTTCACCATGACCGCAAGCTGCGTCGCGGTTCTGCTGTGGCGCTCCATCGAGAGTGCTGCAGGTGCTCCCCGAAGCGTTTTCGCGGGTGTCTTCACTCTCGCCTGGATACCGTTCCTGATCAGCTTCGCGGCGCTCCCACTGCATGCAAGCGGTGGCGCGACTCCAGTCGGCCTATGGCCGGACGGGATTCCAGAGGGAGCCTGGCAGATTGCCACCATGCTGCTTCTGGTCGTTTCGAACGACACGTTCGGTTACATCGTTGGCGCTTCCTTCGGGAAGCACCCCATGGCACCGAAGATCAGTCCCAAAAAGTCGTGGGAAGGATTTGCGGGTTCTGTCGCGGGCGCCATGATCATTGGCGTTCTCGCGTGTGTCCTCATTTTGGACAAACCGTGGTGGGTTGGCCTGGTGCTGGCTACCGGCATGGTTGCTGCTTCGACGGCGGGAGACCTCGCCGAGTCCATGGTCAAGCGCGAACTGGGCGTGAAGGACATGAGCAGCATCCTCCCTGGCCACGGCGGCGTCATGGACCGTTTGGACTCGATCGTCTTCGCGGCTCCTGTAGCCTATGTTCTGTTCGCGCTGCTGAGCGGCGTCTGA
- the pyrH gene encoding UMP kinase, with protein sequence METVNTAIQPEKTRRRVLLKLSGEVIGGGKLGVDPETVRAIAKQIAAAVADVEVAIVVGGGNFFRGAELSQSGMDRSRADYMGMLGTVMNCLALQDFLEQAGVETRVQSAITMGQVAEAYIPRRAIRHMEKGRVVIFGAGAGLPYFSTDTVAAQRALEVHADVVLMAKSGVDGVYTADPKKDSSAEKLDVLSYDDALRRDIRVMDQTAMTMCKDNNLSMVVFGMEGEGNVTRAILGETLGTLVTP encoded by the coding sequence ATGGAAACCGTCAATACTGCAATCCAGCCCGAGAAGACCCGCCGCCGTGTACTTCTGAAACTTTCCGGCGAGGTCATCGGCGGAGGCAAGCTCGGCGTCGATCCTGAAACCGTCCGCGCTATTGCCAAGCAGATCGCTGCTGCCGTCGCTGACGTTGAAGTAGCCATTGTGGTTGGCGGTGGAAACTTCTTCCGCGGAGCCGAACTATCCCAGAGCGGCATGGACCGGTCCCGTGCGGACTACATGGGCATGCTTGGCACGGTCATGAACTGCCTCGCGCTGCAGGACTTCCTGGAGCAAGCAGGCGTGGAAACCCGTGTCCAAAGCGCCATCACCATGGGCCAGGTGGCAGAGGCGTACATTCCGCGCAGGGCCATCCGCCACATGGAAAAGGGCCGCGTGGTCATCTTCGGTGCAGGAGCCGGCCTGCCGTACTTCTCCACGGACACGGTAGCTGCGCAGCGCGCCCTCGAAGTCCACGCCGACGTCGTACTGATGGCCAAGAGCGGTGTGGATGGCGTCTACACCGCAGATCCCAAGAAGGATTCATCTGCCGAAAAGCTTGATGTCCTCAGCTATGACGACGCCCTGCGCCGGGACATCCGTGTGATGGACCAGACGGCCATGACCATGTGCAAAGACAACAACCTGTCCATGGTGGTCTTTGGCATGGAGGGCGAGGGCAACGTTACCCGCGCCATCCTGGGTGAAACGCTGGGAACCCTGGTTACTCCCTAG
- a CDS encoding DivIVA domain-containing protein, with amino-acid sequence MALDIRRQIPATFDRVERSKYGYNAKQVDAFLSRARTSFENPVGAADQVSSTDVRDVAFDPVKGGYDANSVDAALDRLEDAFARRERDDLISQQGEEAWLRQIGKLSGILRGRLHRPDGERFRRPAKKKVRSYNVQDVDALCAELIGYLEHDQPLSVDTVRRAVFRAAKGDEGYEEAQVDAFLDRVVELMAAID; translated from the coding sequence GTGGCTTTGGATATTCGTCGCCAGATTCCCGCAACGTTCGATCGCGTTGAGCGCAGCAAGTACGGCTACAACGCCAAGCAAGTGGATGCGTTCCTTAGCCGCGCCAGGACGTCTTTCGAGAACCCTGTGGGTGCCGCAGATCAAGTGTCCAGCACGGACGTGCGCGATGTAGCTTTTGACCCGGTCAAGGGTGGTTACGACGCCAACAGCGTCGACGCTGCCTTGGACCGGCTTGAGGACGCCTTCGCACGCCGGGAACGCGACGACCTCATCAGCCAGCAGGGCGAGGAAGCCTGGCTGCGGCAGATCGGTAAACTTTCCGGCATCCTTCGCGGACGGCTGCACCGGCCCGACGGCGAACGGTTCCGCCGCCCGGCCAAGAAGAAAGTCCGCAGCTACAACGTCCAGGATGTGGACGCACTCTGCGCCGAACTTATCGGTTACCTGGAACACGATCAGCCCCTCAGCGTGGACACCGTTCGTCGTGCAGTCTTCCGTGCGGCCAAGGGTGACGAAGGCTATGAGGAAGCCCAGGTGGATGCATTCCTTGACCGTGTGGTTGAACTGATGGCGGCCATCGACTAA
- the rpsB gene encoding 30S ribosomal protein S2, with the protein MPVVTMRQLLDSGVHFGHQTRRWNPKMKRFIFTERNGIYIIDLQQSLSYIDRAYEFVKATVAHGGTVLFVGTKKQAQEAIAEQATRVGQPYVNQRWLGGMLTNFQTVAKRIQRMKELEEINFEDVAGSGYTKKELLLLKRELTKLESNLGGIRNLTKAPSVLWVVDTKKEHLAVDEAKKLNIPVVAILDTNCDPDEVDFPIPGNDDAIRSVNLLTRVVADAVAEGLIARNQRATGTTEAPEEPLAEWERELLEGSKTEEAPAAEAAEAPEAAAGEAEAAN; encoded by the coding sequence ATGCCCGTCGTAACTATGCGCCAGCTGCTTGACAGCGGCGTCCACTTTGGACACCAGACCCGTCGTTGGAACCCGAAGATGAAGCGCTTCATCTTCACGGAGCGCAACGGCATCTACATCATCGACCTCCAGCAGTCGCTGTCCTACATCGACCGCGCCTACGAGTTCGTCAAGGCTACTGTCGCCCACGGCGGCACCGTCCTGTTCGTCGGCACCAAGAAGCAGGCTCAGGAAGCAATTGCCGAGCAGGCTACCCGCGTTGGCCAGCCGTACGTCAACCAGCGTTGGTTGGGCGGTATGCTCACCAACTTCCAGACCGTCGCCAAGCGTATCCAGCGCATGAAGGAACTCGAAGAGATCAACTTCGAGGACGTCGCCGGCTCCGGTTACACCAAGAAGGAGCTCCTGCTCCTCAAGCGCGAACTCACCAAGCTTGAGTCCAACCTCGGTGGTATCCGCAACCTGACCAAGGCCCCGTCTGTTCTGTGGGTTGTTGACACCAAGAAGGAACACCTTGCTGTCGACGAAGCCAAGAAGCTGAACATCCCGGTTGTTGCCATCCTGGACACCAACTGCGATCCCGACGAAGTTGACTTCCCGATCCCGGGCAACGACGACGCCATCCGCTCCGTCAACCTGCTCACCCGCGTTGTTGCCGACGCCGTTGCTGAGGGCCTCATCGCCCGCAACCAGCGCGCCACCGGCACCACCGAGGCTCCGGAAGAGCCGCTGGCCGAGTGGGAGCGCGAGCTCCTCGAAGGCAGCAAGACTGAAGAAGCTCCGGCCGCCGAGGCTGCCGAGGCTCCTGAAGCTGCAGCCGGCGAAGCCGAAGCAGCCAATTAA
- a CDS encoding acyl-CoA dehydrogenase family protein, with protein sequence MSNAAFDANNLPYADGDFYAFEQLLTGKEQDRLAEVRQFLAREVKPIAVDCWNRAEFPMDLIPKLAELDLVSPVRRQGYSNLFAGILHAEVTRADASIATFMGVHDGLFTGSIEALASQEQKDAWLPDIYSLKKIGAFGLTEPLGGSDVAGGTRTTARREGDHWILDGAKRWIGNATFSDWVVIYAKDVEDNQVKAFLVDTSLPGYSARKIENKISLRTVQNADIVLDNVVVPDFFKLANANSFRDTNKVLKVTRLAVAWQAVGLQLAAFDVARAYAVERQQFGRPLAAFQLVQNQLVQILGNAVASMGMMVRLAQLEDAGVAKDEQSALAKAFTTARMRESVALGRGILGGNGIVTDYEMAKIFSDAEAIYSYEGTHEINTLVTGRAITGVSAIV encoded by the coding sequence ATGTCCAACGCTGCATTTGATGCCAACAACCTCCCCTATGCTGATGGTGACTTTTACGCCTTTGAGCAATTGCTGACGGGCAAGGAGCAGGATCGTCTGGCCGAGGTCCGCCAGTTCCTGGCGCGCGAGGTCAAGCCCATCGCCGTGGACTGCTGGAACCGCGCCGAATTCCCCATGGACCTCATTCCCAAGCTCGCCGAACTCGATCTGGTCAGCCCGGTGCGCCGGCAGGGGTACTCCAATCTGTTTGCGGGCATCCTCCACGCTGAAGTGACCCGTGCCGATGCATCGATCGCGACGTTCATGGGAGTGCATGATGGGCTATTCACGGGCTCTATCGAGGCCCTGGCTTCCCAGGAGCAGAAGGATGCCTGGCTTCCGGACATTTACTCCCTGAAGAAGATCGGCGCTTTCGGCCTGACTGAGCCTCTGGGTGGTTCAGATGTGGCTGGCGGTACCCGGACCACGGCGCGGCGCGAGGGGGACCACTGGATCCTCGACGGGGCCAAGCGCTGGATCGGCAACGCCACGTTCTCCGATTGGGTAGTCATCTACGCCAAGGATGTGGAAGACAACCAGGTCAAGGCATTCCTCGTGGACACCTCGCTTCCCGGATACTCGGCACGCAAGATCGAGAACAAGATCTCCCTGCGTACTGTTCAGAACGCGGACATCGTCCTGGACAACGTGGTGGTCCCGGACTTCTTCAAGCTGGCCAACGCCAACAGCTTCCGCGATACCAACAAAGTCCTCAAGGTCACCCGCCTTGCCGTCGCCTGGCAAGCCGTGGGGCTTCAGCTCGCTGCCTTCGATGTGGCCCGAGCCTATGCAGTGGAGCGCCAGCAATTTGGCAGGCCCTTGGCAGCCTTCCAGCTGGTGCAGAACCAGTTGGTACAGATCCTGGGCAATGCGGTGGCGTCAATGGGCATGATGGTGCGGTTGGCGCAGCTCGAGGATGCGGGGGTTGCAAAGGACGAGCAGTCAGCATTGGCGAAGGCATTCACTACCGCACGCATGCGCGAAAGTGTTGCCCTTGGCCGCGGCATCCTGGGCGGCAACGGCATCGTCACGGATTATGAAATGGCCAAGATATTCTCCGACGCCGAGGCCATCTACTCCTATGAAGGCACCCATGAGATCAACACCCTGGTGACCGGACGCGCCATCACCGGCGTGTCCGCGATCGTCTAG
- the frr gene encoding ribosome recycling factor, with the protein MIEETLLEAGEKMDKAVEVAKEDFASIRTGRANPGLYNKVIVEYYGTPTPLQQLASFAVPDARTILITPYDKTALRDIEKALSDSEVGANPSNDGNIIRVTIPELTKERRKEYVKIVKGKGEDAKVSIRSIRRKAKDAIDKFVKDGDAGEDEGSRGEKELDAITKQHVDSIDELLKRKEAELLEV; encoded by the coding sequence GTGATCGAAGAGACCTTGCTCGAAGCCGGCGAGAAGATGGACAAGGCGGTTGAGGTAGCCAAGGAAGATTTCGCCTCGATCCGTACGGGTCGGGCAAACCCAGGGCTCTACAACAAGGTGATCGTGGAGTACTACGGCACTCCCACTCCGCTGCAGCAGCTCGCATCCTTCGCAGTTCCGGACGCACGGACCATCCTCATCACGCCGTACGACAAGACGGCCCTGCGTGACATCGAGAAAGCCTTGAGCGATTCCGAAGTTGGCGCCAACCCCTCCAACGACGGCAACATCATCCGTGTCACCATCCCGGAGCTCACCAAGGAGCGCCGCAAGGAGTACGTCAAGATCGTCAAGGGCAAGGGTGAAGACGCCAAGGTCTCCATCCGCAGCATCCGCCGCAAGGCCAAGGACGCAATTGACAAGTTCGTCAAGGATGGCGACGCCGGCGAGGACGAAGGTTCACGCGGCGAGAAGGAACTCGACGCCATCACAAAGCAGCACGTCGACAGCATCGACGAACTGCTCAAGCGCAAGGAAGCCGAGCTGCTCGAGGTCTAA